The bacterium region AGCTTTGAGAGCATGAGTCTCATTAGCTGGTAGGATCACCATTTGACCTTGCTCCAAATGATATTTTTTCCCAGAGATCGCCACCTCTGCTTCTCCATCCAGGATGTGCACAAGTGCTTCAAATGGTGCCGTATGCTCACTTAGCCCTTGGCCTTTGTCAAAGGCGAAGAGAGTTACAGTTCCTGTACTCTTGCGAATTACCTCTCGGCTCACAGCGGAGCCGTCTTGGTAATTTATCAAATCCTTGAGCTGCTCTACCTTAGGTGTGCTATTTTCTGTCATTCTTGATTTCACCTCATTAGCTGTTGCGAATCTTGTGAGCATTTCTTCCAGTTGATCTTATATAGCCATCCAGTCGTCCACTAACCTGAGTGATGTGTAAGCCTCGGCTGGCCTTCAACTTCCTGGCAATAAACCCGGAGACTACCAGGTCAATTGCCAAAAAGTGATGACTCAATATGGACTCCAACTTACCAACCTGGCACTATCGTTCTTCCCTGCCGGAAGCACTTCTCGATGTCTTCCTTGGTGGGAACTTGTACGCCCGTGGTTCCAGGATCAATCACCAACATGCCGAAAGATTTCATGCTGGCAATGAGGGTAGGCACGCCTTCGCCGCTCCATCCGTAAGAGCCGAAGGCCACTCCTACTTTCCCATTTAAATCGAGCTTCGCCAGCTCTTTCAGGAATGGGTCCATGGCCTTGATCAGCATGTAGTTGAGCCGTTGAGAACGATGGCACCAGCATCTAATACATCCTTTGGCAAAGCGTTGGAGGCGTCCTTCAGCAACACTTCAATGCCCTCTATGGTCATGGCTCCATTCGCAATGGCTTCTGCCACGATGATCATCTGCCAGTTTTTTGCGAGAGCTTCAGCTTTAGGTATTCACCAATTAAAATCGAAGCAGGGTAGAGAACCTCTTCTTCAGTCCGG contains the following coding sequences:
- a CDS encoding cupin domain-containing protein; translation: MTENSTPKVEQLKDLINYQDGSAVSREVIRKSTGTVTLFAFDKGQGLSEHTAPFEALVHILDGEAEVAISGKKYHLEQGQMVILPANETHALKALSKFKMLLVMIRS